From the Lolium rigidum isolate FL_2022 chromosome 2, APGP_CSIRO_Lrig_0.1, whole genome shotgun sequence genome, one window contains:
- the LOC124688537 gene encoding ethylene-responsive transcription factor ERF109-like, translating to MAPRLERGFQFLNSEQENSLILRALISVVSGDTAAVVPTLLHLEQSTPPRLAAPAAPACARCSVDGCLGCDLATAVAATTGSSSEGEECSAASFVKNGGVAKRRARRPGSKFRGVRQRPWGKWAAEIRDPHRAVRKWLGTFDTAAEAAHAYDVAALEFRGSRAKLNFPAAAAASLSASASVSSWATMQPQPQPRRLPESHHENCGSNASSPAHVPRLPEQGTPVSREQEIWDGLHEIMMLDSASF from the coding sequence ATGGCGCCGAGGCTGGAGCGCGGGTTTCAGTTCCTCAACTCCGAGCAAGAGAACTCTCTCATCCTCCGCGCCCTCATCTCCGTCGTCTCCGGGGACACCGCCGCCGTCGTCCCCACGCTGCTGCACCTCGAGCAGTCCACGCCGCCCAGGTTAGCTGCTCCCGCCGCTCCCGCGTGCGCTAGGTGCAGCGTCGACGGGTGCCTCGGCTGCGACCTCGCCACCGCCGTGGCGGCGACGACCGGCTCGAGCAGCGAGGGCGAAGAGTGCTCTGCCGCGAGCTTCGTGAAgaatggcggcgtggccaagcgTCGTGCGAGGAGGCCGGGGAGCAAGTTCCGCGGCGTGCGGCAGCGGCCGTGGGGCAAGTGGGCGGCGGAGATCCGCGACCCGCACCGCGCCGTCCGcaagtggctcggcaccttcgacaccgcCGCCGAGGCCGCGCACGCCTACGACGTCGCCGCGCTCGAGTTCCGCGGCAGCCGCGCCAAGCTCAACTTcccggcagccgccgccgcgtcgttgtCGGCGTCCGCCTCCGTTTCTTCATGGGCAACcatgcagccgcagccgcagccgcggcGCTTGCCGGAGAGCCATCATGAAAACTGCGGTTCAAATGCGTCGTCTCCCGCGCACGTACCGCGGCTGCCGGAGCAGGGGACGCCGGTGTCGAGGGAGCAGGAGATTTGGGATGGGCTACACGAGATCATGATGCTGGACAGTGCCAGCTTCTGA